One genomic window of Bacteroidota bacterium includes the following:
- a CDS encoding L-dopachrome tautomerase-related protein translates to MKWFLRAIAFALFLIVVLAILLRVRYGGGEYYPDLSTPPLWGPDSLEVAATLEQPPGNLAVSADNRLFFNYHPESKPVGGSTVFEWVDGAPVPYPSQDFQSNFIAVLGMFIDQQNRLWTLDTGNQGLEPVRLLAFDLHTNAVVHDHTFPKDIAESLSFMNDLQVSSDGQTIYIADVSFWRQNPALVVYDIESKEARRLLEGHESVVAQDWIVRTDIKDMVFVGGLVALKPGVDGLALSKDDAWLYYGAMTHDGLYRVRTADLLDQTLDAATLGSRVERVGTKPLNDGLTIDVDNNVYITAVEHNGVIRMNPDGNLESLIDDDRVRWADGISYGGDGYIYFTDSAIPDLMLQSRAHIDARAPFYIYRFRADVEGVPGG, encoded by the coding sequence ATGAAATGGTTTCTAAGGGCAATTGCTTTTGCGCTTTTCCTCATTGTTGTACTCGCCATCCTGCTGCGCGTCCGCTACGGCGGTGGCGAATACTACCCCGATCTGAGTACTCCACCGCTTTGGGGTCCAGATTCTCTTGAGGTTGCTGCCACACTCGAACAACCGCCAGGTAACCTCGCGGTCTCTGCAGATAACCGGCTGTTTTTCAACTACCACCCCGAGTCCAAACCCGTCGGAGGTAGCACAGTGTTTGAATGGGTAGACGGCGCCCCGGTACCCTACCCGAGTCAGGATTTTCAATCGAACTTCATAGCCGTGCTTGGCATGTTCATCGACCAGCAAAACCGGTTGTGGACCCTCGACACAGGTAACCAGGGTCTGGAGCCAGTCCGCCTGTTGGCGTTCGATCTGCACACCAACGCCGTCGTTCACGACCACACCTTCCCCAAAGATATTGCGGAGTCGCTTTCTTTTATGAATGACTTGCAGGTCTCTTCAGATGGTCAAACAATTTACATTGCTGATGTGAGTTTCTGGCGACAAAATCCGGCCCTGGTGGTCTATGACATAGAAAGCAAGGAAGCCCGCCGGCTTCTCGAAGGCCACGAATCGGTAGTCGCGCAAGACTGGATTGTGCGCACTGATATCAAAGACATGGTGTTTGTTGGCGGCCTCGTTGCACTTAAGCCCGGCGTCGATGGCCTGGCTCTCAGCAAAGACGACGCGTGGTTGTACTACGGCGCCATGACACACGACGGCCTGTACCGGGTACGCACTGCCGACTTGCTCGATCAAACCCTCGATGCAGCAACGTTGGGGAGCCGAGTGGAACGCGTGGGTACCAAGCCCCTCAACGATGGCCTTACCATTGACGTTGACAATAATGTGTACATCACAGCCGTTGAACACAATGGGGTCATTCGCATGAACCCCGACGGCAACCTCGAGTCCCTGATTGACGACGATCGCGTACGTTGGGCTGACGGGATCAGTTATGGCGGGGATGGATACATATACTTTACCGACAGCGCAATCCCCGACCTGATGCTGCAATCCAGGGCACACATTGATGCGCGGGCGCCGTTTTACATCTATCGGTTCCGGGCTGATGTGGAAGGAGTGCCGGGAGGGTAG